The following coding sequences are from one Dermacentor silvarum isolate Dsil-2018 chromosome 4, BIME_Dsil_1.4, whole genome shotgun sequence window:
- the LOC119450933 gene encoding FMRFamide receptor codes for MQIDYLSNCTLAGMAPAWMCTPGQVYLYPVGGNGSSDLACAGCDSTELFDASSIPEPIADESSYDALLESSRFWIQRVLVPIITLIGVIGNTVTIVIMTRRRMRSSTNNYLAALAIVDMLYLLGGFALSLKHYEFIQEKGLFIYFRSFPFLILLTDTCSNTSVWLTATFTVERYIAVCHPIKGKVLCTESRARKAVIGVVVFCFALTLPTPFEYAVVEENDSATNMTRVSLSYSEFGRNELYKKIYYWLTVVLFTLVPFCLLAVFNAFLVRSVHISRRQRSKMVQRTDSSRDNQENKITVMLIAVVILFFLCQLPTAVTLLYTSIRSPEEGSEQEKLVFILGNIFNFLMSLNAAGNFILYCLLSQKYRRTFLQIFCPCAEGRFVRLQSVYQYTGTGLNQSDDHTTATSRRLSSVRSARSNSSGPLDANGKKSAPARACLLNVPEESTGGRRASDASTCAGRPTGYTGSFWSRLRRSTSRNSGRANADNREKAKDCVVVITSQGVTENRCVGPKA; via the coding sequence ATGCAGATCGACTACCTGAGTAACTGCACCTTAGCAGGCATGGCACCTGCGTGGATGTGCACGCCAGGCCAAGTCTACCTCTACCCGGTGGGCGGAAACGGCAGCTCGGACCTTGCATGCGCCGGATGCGATTCTACTGAACTGTTCGATGCTTCATCCATACCAGAACCGATCGCCGACGAATCCTCATACGATGCGCTCTTAGAAAGCAGCCGTTTCTGGATACAGCGTGTACTAGTTCCCATCATAACGCTCATCGGTGTCATTGGGAACACCGTGACGATCGTTATCATGACTAGGCGGCGGATGCGGTCGTCCACCAACAACTACTTGGCCGCACTCGCCATCGTCGACATGTTGTACCTACTGGGCGGTTTCGCACTCTCGCTCAAGCACTACGAGTTCATTCAGGAGAAAGGGCTGTTCATCTATTTCCGATCCTTTCCCTTCCTCATTCTATTGACGGACACGTGCAGCAACACGTCCGTCTGGCTTACGGCGACCTTCACTGTGGAGCGCTACATTGCCGTCTGTCACCCGATTAAGGGAAAGGTACTCTGCACCGAGTCTCGGGCTAGAAAGGCCGTCATAGGTGTCGTCGTATTTTGCTTTGCGCTGACTCTACCGACACCGTTCGAATACGCTGTGGTCGAAGAGAATGACTCAGCCACCAACATGACCAGAGTGAGCCTAAGCTATTCAGAGTTTGGGCGCAATGAACTCTACAAGAAGATATACTACTGGCTGACAGTGGTGCTCTTCACTCTGGTGCCCTTCTGTCTCCTGGCTGTGTTCAACGCGTTTCTCGTGCGTTCCGTGCACATTTCGCGCAGGCAGCGTTCCAAAATGGTACAGAGGACCGACTCCAGCCGCGACAACCAGGAGAACAAGATCACTGTCATGCTCATTGCCGTGGTCATCCTCTTCTTTCTCTGCCAGCTTCCTACAGCCGTCACGCTGCTCTACACGTCCATCAGAAGCCCGGAGGAAGGTAGCGAGCAGGAGAAGCTCGTCTTTATCCTGGGAAACATTTTTAACTTCCTCATGTCGCTCAACGCGGCCGGTAACTTCATACTTTACTGCCTCCTGAGCCAGAAGTACCGGCGCACCTTCCTGCAGATTTTCTGCCCTTGCGCTGAGGGTCGGTTCGTGAGGCTACAGTCTGTTTACCAGTACACAGGAACCGGCCTAAACCAATCGGACGACCATACCACTGCGACCAGCCGTCGTTTGAGCTCCGTGCGCTCGGCACGCTCCAATTCGTCGGGACCTCTTGACGCCAATGGAAAGAAGAGTGCACCGGCACGCGCTTGCTTGCTCAACGTGCCCGAAGAGTCCACCGGCGGGCGCAGAGCCAGTGACGCGTCTACCTGCGCTGGCCGACCGACAGGCTACACTGGATCCTTCTGGTCAAGGCTTCGGCGCTCTACTAGCAGGAACAGTGGCCGAGCCAATGCGGACAATCGTGAAAAGGCCAAGGACTGCGTGGTAGTCATCACTTCTCAGGGTGTGACGGAGAATAGGTGTGTAGGACCGAAGGCATAG